Proteins encoded within one genomic window of Rhizobium acidisoli:
- a CDS encoding glycosyltransferase family 2 protein has protein sequence MERPALSVLINNYNYARFVGRALDSVLSQDARNVEIIVVDDGSTDKSRSVLEAYDDRVKVIFQENAGQAAAINTAVRSSVGEILCFLDADDWWAPSKLSATAAAFRANPQASLVYHRLQPTLVDGTPTSKPIPRTLCSGALSPRLTRSAGWWPFPMTSAVAVRRSAWDAAGSIPEQFRISADAWLVGIYPFLGDVIAMPDPLGFYRIHNNNWYRSTEDATTLRRRMTHWRHIVEVTNLFLSTHELPARLHLADHYPYRVASAKLQGADALSRFKLAIEGLFFAGEPNLLRRTRDSLRSARGLSRLGLDVGLSEAAE, from the coding sequence ATGGAGCGGCCCGCCCTCAGTGTTCTTATCAATAATTACAACTACGCTCGCTTCGTCGGGCGGGCGCTAGATAGCGTGTTGAGCCAAGACGCACGCAACGTCGAGATCATCGTCGTCGATGACGGCTCGACCGATAAGTCGCGATCTGTTCTGGAAGCCTATGACGACCGAGTAAAGGTGATCTTTCAGGAGAACGCAGGACAGGCCGCTGCGATCAATACCGCTGTGAGATCAAGCGTGGGCGAGATCCTGTGTTTTCTGGATGCCGACGATTGGTGGGCGCCGAGCAAGCTGTCAGCGACGGCTGCTGCGTTCCGCGCCAATCCTCAGGCATCGCTGGTTTATCATCGACTGCAGCCGACGCTTGTCGATGGCACACCGACTTCCAAGCCGATCCCTCGAACCCTGTGTTCCGGCGCGTTGTCGCCACGACTCACACGATCTGCTGGTTGGTGGCCGTTTCCGATGACGTCGGCCGTCGCGGTACGTCGAAGCGCATGGGATGCTGCAGGCAGCATTCCAGAACAGTTCCGCATATCAGCCGACGCCTGGCTCGTGGGCATTTATCCGTTTCTGGGGGACGTGATTGCCATGCCGGATCCGCTTGGATTCTACCGCATCCACAACAACAACTGGTATCGCTCGACCGAGGATGCCACCACGCTACGGCGGCGGATGACGCACTGGCGGCATATCGTTGAGGTAACGAACCTGTTTCTCTCAACCCATGAACTGCCGGCAAGACTGCATCTGGCAGATCACTATCCCTATCGCGTTGCGTCGGCGAAGCTGCAGGGCGCCGATGCTCTCAGCCGGTTCAAGCTTGCGATCGAAGGCCTCTTCTTTGCCGGCGAACCGAACCTGCTCAGGCGCACGCGCGATAGTCTGCGCTCGGCGCGCGGCCTCTCACGGCTCGGTCTTGATGTAGGCTTGTCGGAGGCAGCGGAATGA
- a CDS encoding O-antigen ligase family protein, with protein MRVDSLRTASGPTISWRVIECWGAGISLFVQAGAFLPLVLSDADGALSDSARSILRLPCLPIYAFTAVILIRNFPQFLTALRRNLIVPLMLALPFLSTLWSIEPPTTLRRAIGLLFCVLLSYVLAIRFTPRQLLFLVFVTLGTCIALSVVISVVSPSLASMPDGAMRGVFIHKNVLGWYASLMILVATAVLIDGTFGLRRTALVLLAAGVICLASSGSMTAIIATSVAFCLIGFYSLLQRSSSIGRVVIVLFFVQLSLGILISLHEFLVPALEALGKDATLTGRVPLWELVDREISDRWMLGYGYQVFWTVENPEATHIWLLLGWAAPHAHNGYRDILLNFGIIGMILFVLMVPYAIRQGGFLQCHDPQYGWLWLNVLTIMIVVMNLTESIFFVQNDAIFILFTTAIIMFSLYAPVVSVSHSPSWQAPKRALTSGLQTS; from the coding sequence ATGAGAGTAGATAGCCTTAGAACTGCCAGCGGACCAACCATCAGTTGGCGGGTCATAGAATGCTGGGGCGCCGGCATATCCCTTTTTGTTCAGGCAGGCGCCTTTCTGCCTCTTGTCCTTTCAGATGCGGACGGAGCGCTCAGCGACTCTGCCAGATCCATCCTGCGTCTTCCTTGCCTTCCTATATATGCATTTACAGCCGTGATCCTGATACGCAATTTTCCGCAGTTTCTAACGGCGCTCAGGCGAAATCTGATTGTTCCCCTGATGCTTGCCTTGCCGTTTTTGTCGACCCTGTGGTCCATAGAACCGCCAACGACCTTGAGGCGCGCAATCGGCCTTTTGTTTTGCGTGCTTCTTTCCTATGTCCTGGCGATACGTTTCACGCCAAGGCAGCTGTTGTTCCTGGTATTTGTAACGCTCGGAACCTGTATCGCCCTCAGCGTGGTTATATCAGTGGTGTCACCAAGCCTCGCCAGTATGCCGGATGGTGCTATGCGGGGCGTCTTCATTCACAAGAACGTGCTTGGCTGGTACGCGTCTTTGATGATCTTGGTGGCGACGGCCGTGCTGATCGACGGGACGTTCGGCCTGCGGCGAACCGCGTTAGTCTTGTTGGCGGCGGGTGTGATTTGCCTGGCAAGCTCCGGATCGATGACCGCGATCATTGCAACGTCGGTGGCGTTTTGCCTGATCGGCTTTTATTCCCTGCTGCAAAGAAGCAGCAGCATTGGCCGCGTCGTCATTGTCCTGTTTTTCGTTCAGCTGTCTCTCGGCATTCTGATTTCGCTTCACGAGTTCCTGGTTCCGGCCCTTGAAGCGCTCGGCAAGGACGCGACGTTGACGGGTCGTGTGCCATTGTGGGAGCTGGTTGATCGCGAAATATCCGACCGCTGGATGCTTGGCTACGGTTACCAGGTGTTCTGGACAGTTGAGAACCCGGAAGCGACGCATATCTGGCTACTGCTCGGATGGGCGGCGCCCCACGCGCATAATGGGTACCGCGATATCTTGTTGAACTTTGGAATCATTGGAATGATTCTGTTTGTTCTGATGGTTCCCTATGCAATCCGCCAGGGCGGGTTCCTTCAATGTCATGATCCGCAGTACGGGTGGCTCTGGCTCAATGTCCTTACGATCATGATTGTGGTGATGAACCTGACCGAAAGTATTTTTTTCGTTCAGAATGACGCCATCTTCATCCTGTTTACCACAGCCATCATCATGTTTTCGCTGTACGCGCCCGTCGTTTCGGTTAGCCATTCACCATCTTGGCAGGCGCCCAAGCGTGCCCTTACCAGCGGGTTGCAGACATCATGA
- a CDS encoding right-handed parallel beta-helix repeat-containing protein, translating to MRRRFGPILSISVMLFPQSSNPAPVGAEIDAPERLQMLVREATCAEASAAMSAKLNGTSLSDVLSSSTGARTIFYVSPDGKDSWSGLLPTADQQGGDGPFSSIERARDAAREKGGANTIALGKGDYYLTQPIVFDARDAGLILTARCDEAPILHGGLRVDNFAQQGDGRWTAPLKLPPDEGVGDLFVNGIRQTRARFPNAPVDGDPRKGWLFAAKCQPPIDVSQANTRFCFHAGDLPAVDDITGLVADIVGGYQPGSQWGNDTLPVVSIDGAGRTVYTKGTNYFFTAEGSRYFLAGAKALLDAPGEWWYDLVAGQLHYIPVDQSLPNSVVVAGILPTFFKLDGANGMVVSGLEFRDGAPAGSGKFYTETRGFGAIRIEHADGVKVLGNSIENVGVGIHVTESKDALIAGNVIADVAGNGIYVGTNYGTFGKSNGARILSNHIHDIGTVYIETAGIWFQAADNVRIADNLIENTAQFGIAGGSLWGSNDAVYNAVIEHNVIHNANQQTADGGAIKMMGEQGDPLNSTIRSNLVTGTGHLMNRADGTFWPPGYENTSEWPSPISWAIYTDGKASGLRIEGNTLSGNVAAIGINGGWSNLVAGNVITHGSGAAFRVDDGTGRGWRPAWARPNRIEENIVSVDSDSGIVADVNAPDLGLGFVQFARNRYSGNLNNQSFRIDPRIMRSGEFGSLGDLQKAGTDTGSVVAPPE from the coding sequence ATGAGACGGCGTTTTGGACCGATCCTGAGCATTTCTGTCATGCTCTTTCCGCAGTCCAGCAATCCGGCTCCAGTTGGGGCAGAGATAGATGCGCCCGAGCGCCTGCAGATGCTCGTCAGGGAGGCGACTTGCGCAGAAGCTTCCGCGGCTATGTCAGCCAAGTTGAATGGGACCTCCTTAAGCGACGTATTGAGCAGCAGCACCGGGGCGCGGACGATATTTTACGTTTCTCCCGATGGCAAAGACAGCTGGAGCGGTCTCCTTCCCACCGCAGATCAGCAGGGTGGCGACGGTCCTTTCTCCAGCATTGAAAGAGCCCGTGATGCTGCCCGTGAAAAAGGCGGCGCCAACACCATCGCGTTGGGGAAAGGCGATTACTACCTTACTCAGCCGATCGTTTTTGACGCCCGCGATGCGGGCTTGATCCTGACGGCGAGATGCGATGAAGCGCCGATTTTGCATGGGGGGCTGCGCGTTGACAACTTTGCGCAGCAGGGCGATGGCCGGTGGACAGCGCCACTGAAATTGCCGCCGGATGAAGGGGTCGGTGACCTTTTCGTCAATGGGATACGACAAACCAGGGCTCGATTCCCCAACGCCCCTGTAGATGGCGATCCGCGCAAGGGATGGTTGTTTGCCGCAAAATGCCAGCCTCCGATCGACGTGTCGCAAGCAAACACGCGCTTTTGTTTCCATGCCGGCGATCTTCCGGCAGTGGACGATATAACCGGACTAGTCGCAGACATCGTTGGCGGGTATCAACCCGGAAGCCAGTGGGGCAATGATACGCTTCCAGTTGTATCCATCGATGGCGCCGGCCGGACTGTCTATACGAAAGGCACAAACTATTTCTTTACCGCGGAAGGTAGCCGCTATTTCCTTGCCGGAGCGAAGGCCTTGCTCGATGCGCCCGGAGAGTGGTGGTACGACCTTGTCGCGGGCCAGCTTCATTATATCCCTGTCGATCAATCATTGCCCAATTCCGTGGTCGTTGCTGGCATCCTGCCGACATTCTTCAAGTTGGATGGGGCCAATGGGATGGTCGTCTCAGGGCTCGAGTTTAGAGACGGAGCTCCTGCAGGCAGCGGCAAGTTCTATACCGAAACCAGAGGATTTGGCGCCATACGGATCGAACACGCTGATGGCGTCAAGGTCCTCGGCAACAGCATCGAGAATGTCGGAGTCGGGATCCATGTGACGGAAAGCAAGGATGCGTTGATTGCCGGCAATGTGATTGCGGATGTGGCTGGCAACGGAATATACGTCGGCACAAATTATGGCACATTCGGCAAGTCGAACGGGGCCAGGATCCTGTCAAACCATATCCATGACATCGGAACGGTTTACATTGAAACGGCCGGAATATGGTTCCAGGCGGCTGATAATGTCAGGATCGCCGATAACCTCATCGAAAACACGGCGCAGTTCGGAATTGCCGGCGGATCGCTGTGGGGTTCCAATGACGCCGTCTATAACGCTGTCATCGAGCACAATGTGATCCATAACGCCAATCAGCAGACGGCAGATGGCGGCGCCATCAAGATGATGGGCGAGCAGGGCGACCCTCTGAACAGCACCATCCGCTCCAATCTTGTGACCGGGACCGGTCATCTCATGAACAGGGCTGATGGGACGTTCTGGCCTCCCGGATATGAGAATACCAGTGAATGGCCGTCTCCAATCAGTTGGGCGATCTATACGGATGGGAAGGCGAGTGGGCTGCGCATCGAGGGAAATACCCTCTCGGGCAATGTCGCGGCGATCGGTATCAACGGCGGTTGGAGCAACTTGGTGGCGGGAAACGTCATCACACACGGATCGGGCGCGGCTTTTCGCGTTGATGACGGCACCGGCAGGGGTTGGCGTCCGGCATGGGCACGCCCTAATCGTATCGAGGAGAATATTGTATCGGTTGACAGTGACAGCGGCATTGTCGCGGATGTAAACGCTCCCGATCTTGGGCTTGGATTTGTGCAATTCGCGCGCAACCGCTACAGCGGCAACTTGAACAACCAGAGCTTCCGAATAGATCCGAGGATCATGCGTTCAGGAGAATTTGGCAGCCTGGGCGATCTTCAGAAGGCTGGAACGGACACCGGGAGCGTGGTCGCGCCGCCCGAGTGA
- a CDS encoding WecB/TagA/CpsF family glycosyltransferase, whose product MRKQPVGNSPTSVLHPEGSFGWTNVLGVRVSAVNLKSATGFIQTAIEDGRKEYVCVRDAHGIVRCQDDPELRSIHNRAFLVTPDGMPLVWALRKAGHAESDRVYGPDLMLSVFDAGSAKGLRHFLYGATAETLEQLQARLLAKFPQAQIVGSYAPPFRKLSTQEEADIADRLNRSGADIIWVGLSSPKQELWMAHMRDRLEASMLIGVGAAFDFHAGLKRQAPRFIQRSGFEWAFRLLCEPRRLWRRYALVVPTFISLSAFQRLGLRKFPIEDAISGSGVSGQMQ is encoded by the coding sequence ATGAGAAAACAACCGGTAGGCAACAGCCCAACTTCAGTTCTTCATCCGGAGGGCTCCTTCGGATGGACGAATGTCCTTGGTGTTCGCGTCTCGGCAGTCAATCTCAAAAGCGCGACCGGATTTATTCAAACAGCTATCGAAGACGGCAGGAAGGAATATGTCTGCGTTCGCGACGCGCATGGCATCGTCCGATGTCAGGATGATCCCGAGCTGCGGTCGATCCATAACCGGGCGTTCCTCGTAACCCCCGACGGCATGCCGCTTGTTTGGGCGCTGCGGAAGGCTGGTCATGCGGAAAGCGACAGAGTCTATGGACCTGATCTGATGCTATCCGTTTTCGATGCCGGCAGCGCCAAGGGCTTGCGCCATTTCCTTTATGGTGCAACGGCCGAAACGCTCGAACAACTGCAGGCGCGCCTTCTCGCAAAATTTCCGCAAGCGCAGATCGTCGGCTCCTATGCGCCGCCTTTTCGCAAGCTGTCGACGCAGGAGGAGGCAGATATTGCCGACCGGCTCAATCGGTCGGGCGCCGATATTATCTGGGTTGGGCTGAGCAGTCCCAAGCAGGAACTCTGGATGGCGCATATGCGCGACCGTCTGGAAGCATCGATGCTCATCGGCGTCGGAGCTGCGTTCGATTTCCATGCCGGCCTCAAGCGGCAGGCTCCGAGGTTCATTCAAAGAAGCGGCTTCGAATGGGCGTTTCGTCTTCTGTGCGAGCCGCGGCGGCTGTGGCGGCGCTATGCGCTCGTCGTGCCGACCTTCATCTCACTGTCAGCATTCCAGAGACTGGGACTTCGGAAGTTTCCGATTGAAGACGCCATTTCTGGATCGGGCGTGTCGGGACAAATGCAGTAG
- a CDS encoding sugar transferase: protein MSIFVPSAMTRGPSKASASNDMTSRAIPAGSVPPIAAKATDVFVPAGLNMPVALRRWLPRLATSSLLVAGDTVSYLIAYFVLLSFLPSGSEGTFVERAFTVAALAAIVLYASAGLYPGYRLHDHEHLRRRTLAAVKVAVLAAFGAIILPEGGWLLFAIIAFLGLGLIVQPFVHWLARGLCWRLGIWGERAVVIGGRNLAPALVAHFTDHWQYGIRPEPFAPDTLDALPGGGPSIALIAGDTGSLASGLPALRRKFAEVILLSDTPNLKVSGLRPADIGGEIGIRLTTGGSSINSDPVRRILDLAIAIPATIVVAPFIAIAAAAIYAIDPGPVFFRHAREGRSGRPVHVLKLRTMYQDAEQRLEALFRDNPAMRAEWLSHFKLKDDPRILPIIGHMLRSSSIDELPQLANIIAGEMAFVGPRPFPEYHLSAMDGEFRDKRRSVTPGLTGLWQISERSDADIELQQQLDEFYIDNRSLWFDCQILLGTIPAVFKRRGAC from the coding sequence ATGTCCATATTTGTGCCGTCAGCCATGACACGGGGTCCGTCGAAGGCATCCGCATCAAATGACATGACATCGCGGGCGATTCCGGCAGGGTCGGTGCCGCCCATAGCAGCCAAGGCCACCGATGTCTTTGTACCGGCAGGGCTGAATATGCCCGTCGCACTGCGGCGCTGGCTTCCACGGCTTGCAACGTCGTCCTTACTGGTCGCCGGCGACACCGTCAGCTATTTGATTGCCTATTTCGTTCTCCTGTCCTTTCTTCCCAGCGGTTCGGAGGGCACGTTCGTGGAACGTGCGTTCACGGTCGCCGCACTGGCTGCGATTGTTCTTTACGCATCGGCCGGCCTCTATCCCGGATATCGGCTGCACGACCATGAACATCTGCGGCGACGCACTTTAGCTGCCGTCAAGGTGGCTGTCCTGGCGGCATTCGGGGCAATTATCCTGCCGGAGGGGGGATGGCTGCTGTTTGCCATCATCGCGTTCCTCGGTCTCGGGCTGATTGTTCAGCCATTTGTGCATTGGCTTGCACGAGGTCTATGCTGGAGACTTGGAATTTGGGGGGAGCGCGCGGTTGTCATTGGGGGACGAAACCTTGCTCCGGCGCTCGTGGCACATTTCACCGATCATTGGCAGTATGGCATCAGGCCGGAGCCATTTGCCCCCGATACCTTGGACGCATTGCCGGGTGGCGGGCCATCCATTGCCTTGATCGCGGGCGACACGGGCTCGCTGGCGTCCGGCTTGCCGGCGCTGCGTCGGAAGTTCGCAGAAGTGATTTTGCTGTCCGACACACCGAACCTCAAGGTAAGTGGATTGCGACCTGCCGATATCGGCGGAGAGATCGGCATTCGCCTGACCACCGGTGGGAGTTCGATCAACTCGGATCCGGTTCGCCGGATCCTTGATCTCGCAATCGCCATCCCCGCAACGATCGTGGTCGCGCCATTCATCGCGATTGCAGCGGCCGCAATCTACGCCATCGATCCAGGTCCTGTCTTCTTTCGGCATGCCAGGGAAGGGCGGTCCGGCAGGCCGGTGCACGTCCTGAAATTGCGGACGATGTACCAAGATGCAGAACAGCGCCTTGAAGCACTATTCCGAGACAACCCCGCCATGCGCGCCGAGTGGTTGAGCCACTTCAAGCTTAAGGACGATCCGCGCATCCTTCCGATCATCGGACATATGCTGCGCTCATCGAGCATCGACGAGCTCCCGCAGTTGGCGAACATCATTGCGGGCGAGATGGCCTTTGTGGGACCACGGCCGTTCCCGGAGTATCACCTTTCGGCGATGGACGGCGAATTTCGGGACAAGCGGCGTTCCGTCACGCCGGGGCTCACGGGCCTTTGGCAAATATCGGAACGAAGCGATGCGGATATCGAGCTGCAGCAGCAACTCGACGAGTTCTACATCGACAACCGGTCCCTCTGGTTCGACTGCCAAATTCTTCTCGGCACAATCCCCGCGGTCTTCAAGCGCAGGGGAGCCTGCTGA
- a CDS encoding UDP-glucuronic acid decarboxylase family protein gives MHGHKRIMVTGGTGFLGSFLCERLLREGNDVLCVDNYYTGSRDNVLHLLDDPRFEILRHDITFPLYVEVDEIYNLACPASPVHYQHDPVQTVKTNVHGAINMLGLAKRTKAKIFQASTSEVYGDPAVHPQPEEYRGSVNPIGPRACYDEGKRCAETLFFDYHRQYGVEIRVARIFNTYGPRMQTNDGRVVSNFIVQALQNQPITIFGNGTQTRSFCYVDDLIEGFIRLMGAPAGVTGPINLGNPGEFQVRELAEMVIEMTGSKSSIVYNPLPIDDPTQRKPDISRAKQDLGWQPTVNLREGLEKTIAYFEWKLSAGAKSAPVRSSRKAYTYLPTPAVGLPVQETTR, from the coding sequence ATGCACGGACACAAGAGAATTATGGTTACAGGCGGCACCGGATTTCTGGGATCATTCCTGTGCGAAAGGCTTTTGCGAGAGGGCAATGACGTCCTCTGCGTGGACAATTACTACACCGGTTCGCGCGACAACGTGCTGCACCTTCTCGACGATCCACGCTTTGAGATACTTCGCCACGACATTACCTTCCCGCTTTATGTGGAGGTCGACGAGATCTACAACCTCGCCTGCCCGGCATCTCCGGTCCACTATCAGCACGACCCTGTGCAGACGGTGAAGACCAATGTGCACGGCGCCATCAACATGCTCGGCTTGGCAAAACGCACCAAGGCGAAGATCTTCCAGGCCTCCACCAGCGAAGTTTATGGTGATCCGGCCGTCCACCCTCAACCCGAGGAGTATCGAGGCAGCGTCAATCCGATCGGCCCGCGGGCATGTTATGACGAAGGCAAGCGGTGCGCCGAAACATTGTTCTTCGACTATCATCGTCAATACGGTGTGGAAATCCGGGTGGCGCGAATCTTCAATACTTATGGGCCGCGCATGCAGACCAATGACGGCCGCGTCGTCTCGAACTTCATCGTTCAGGCGCTTCAAAACCAACCGATCACCATCTTCGGCAACGGCACGCAGACGCGCTCCTTCTGCTATGTAGACGATCTGATCGAGGGCTTCATCCGCCTGATGGGGGCGCCAGCCGGCGTTACGGGTCCGATCAATCTCGGTAACCCGGGAGAATTCCAGGTCCGGGAACTGGCCGAAATGGTCATCGAGATGACGGGATCGAAATCAAGCATCGTTTACAATCCTCTGCCGATTGACGATCCGACACAGCGCAAGCCCGACATCAGTCGCGCAAAGCAGGACCTGGGCTGGCAGCCGACGGTGAACCTGCGAGAGGGGCTCGAAAAAACGATCGCGTATTTCGAGTGGAAGCTTTCAGCCGGAGCCAAGAGCGCGCCTGTCCGGTCCTCGCGAAAGGCTTACACCTATCTGCCTACCCCGGCCGTCGGCCTTCCTGTTCAGGAAACCACACGATAG
- a CDS encoding glycosyltransferase family protein, whose amino-acid sequence MDSIVDHRKPRLVFFQWDHQPNANAAGYLLLHMQQQVKCLATHFDVVVINRDCDYAEICDRYEPDLTLFESGYRSHGSQRIKITNTNAEVPKLGLHNADPWCDRRSGFLSDMEQWGIETYFSIGTKTPEYMPELKDSLFVWPNFIDPEVYHDYGQQKIIPVTLTGQVYGLYPWRQNVFPIIRDRYPCLVSPQHTYESKLASQLLSGEAYARVLNASFVVPTCGTAGGEVVRKHFEIPAANACLLTERTPAVEAAGFSDMENCVFADQHNVVERLEYLFAHPDEIKRIAKAGYDLVHSRHTLKHRAQIYQWYMLNRSLRSGEKIVQPGPFDDLIKVESISQRGSVHVVGAAGDRALLKQGDLFLEQGRVEEAKNCYDRCLDYVSYLPEAKLRLAICALRDGDADRAYDLLVNLVKITMIDYGASDPDPVEWAYFLLALVCKGHFEQARRLRHFYPSLSHDELRRVCLILDQPGRESNRVAAERHCSDRKSIHQIPKRSDHEWLSWVADILERCQKSDLANALRYVPLPVNKTGGREAPLRVKSHLSWRPRFYLGIDGLLIKMGLNSVRPNVPPLPEFGYLRQLARGLVPRSQRGQLRRIRMVLSKPTIGR is encoded by the coding sequence ATGGATAGCATCGTCGATCATCGCAAACCAAGGCTGGTATTCTTCCAATGGGACCATCAGCCCAATGCGAACGCCGCCGGTTATCTGCTGCTGCATATGCAGCAGCAGGTCAAATGCCTCGCCACACACTTCGATGTCGTCGTCATAAACCGCGACTGTGATTATGCAGAAATATGCGATCGGTACGAACCGGATCTGACGCTGTTTGAAAGCGGCTACCGGTCACACGGGTCACAGCGGATAAAAATTACCAACACCAATGCCGAAGTTCCGAAGCTTGGCCTTCACAACGCAGATCCATGGTGCGACCGGCGCAGTGGTTTCCTTTCCGATATGGAGCAATGGGGTATCGAGACATATTTCTCGATTGGAACCAAGACGCCCGAATACATGCCGGAGCTCAAGGATAGTCTATTCGTCTGGCCAAACTTCATCGACCCCGAAGTCTATCACGACTATGGCCAGCAGAAGATCATACCGGTCACGCTCACGGGCCAAGTCTATGGCCTTTACCCCTGGCGGCAGAATGTCTTCCCAATAATCCGCGACCGCTATCCCTGCCTCGTCTCGCCGCAACACACCTATGAGAGCAAGCTTGCTTCTCAGTTGTTGTCGGGAGAAGCCTATGCACGCGTCCTCAACGCGAGCTTCGTCGTCCCCACATGTGGTACTGCGGGAGGCGAGGTTGTGCGGAAGCACTTCGAGATCCCCGCGGCAAACGCCTGTCTATTGACGGAACGAACGCCAGCAGTTGAGGCCGCTGGCTTTTCCGATATGGAAAACTGCGTCTTTGCCGATCAGCATAACGTGGTTGAACGGTTGGAATACCTCTTTGCTCATCCCGATGAGATAAAGCGTATCGCGAAAGCTGGCTACGATTTGGTCCACTCACGCCATACGCTGAAGCATAGAGCGCAAATATATCAATGGTATATGCTGAACAGGAGCCTGCGATCCGGTGAAAAGATCGTCCAGCCCGGGCCCTTCGATGATCTTATAAAGGTCGAAAGCATCTCACAGCGAGGCAGCGTCCATGTTGTTGGTGCGGCGGGCGATCGCGCTTTGCTGAAGCAGGGCGATTTGTTTCTTGAACAGGGCAGGGTAGAGGAGGCCAAGAACTGTTATGACCGCTGCCTGGACTATGTGTCCTACCTGCCTGAAGCCAAACTCCGTCTTGCCATCTGCGCATTGCGCGACGGCGATGCTGATCGCGCCTATGACCTTTTGGTGAATCTAGTCAAGATAACGATGATCGACTATGGGGCAAGCGACCCGGATCCGGTCGAATGGGCATATTTTCTGCTTGCTTTGGTCTGCAAAGGGCACTTTGAGCAGGCGCGAAGGTTGCGGCACTTTTATCCGTCTCTGTCCCACGACGAACTCCGGCGCGTGTGCCTTATCCTCGATCAACCGGGTCGCGAAAGCAATCGGGTTGCCGCGGAACGGCACTGCAGCGATCGAAAAAGCATTCACCAGATTCCCAAGCGGAGCGATCACGAGTGGCTTTCATGGGTTGCCGATATTCTTGAGCGTTGTCAGAAGTCAGATCTTGCGAATGCTCTTCGTTACGTCCCACTTCCCGTGAACAAAACCGGCGGGCGTGAGGCACCTTTACGCGTCAAAAGTCATCTTTCTTGGCGCCCGCGATTTTATCTGGGCATTGATGGCCTATTGATCAAAATGGGTCTGAACAGCGTAAGGCCCAACGTGCCACCTCTGCCGGAGTTCGGATATCTTCGGCAGCTTGCACGAGGTCTGGTTCCCCGTTCGCAAAGAGGTCAGTTACGCAGGATCCGAATGGTGCTCTCCAAGCCTACAATTGGACGTTAG
- a CDS encoding response regulator transcription factor → MDTINISHRQENISLPLEIDDGSTAFAGASKSKHSLVILDKRELDRHCLAQCMAAHTADFVILAFGSIEEWKQKREEYPPLSAILLNVGGKTVDDPVVSEQIKSLSSEFVSTPVIILSDSDDFAQIVRAIDYGAKGYIPASVSISVCMELIALSVAGGLFVPASALFAMRHLLQSNNPTTHPLAGIFTDRQAEVVAALRRGKANKIIAYELNLRESTVKVHVRNIMKKVKATNRTEVVFKLNDLFQTSLPA, encoded by the coding sequence TTGGATACAATAAATATAAGCCACAGGCAGGAAAACATATCTCTTCCGTTAGAGATAGACGATGGTTCGACAGCGTTTGCCGGAGCGTCAAAGTCAAAGCACTCGCTTGTCATTCTTGACAAGAGGGAACTAGATCGGCATTGCCTTGCGCAATGCATGGCCGCCCACACAGCGGATTTCGTGATTCTGGCGTTCGGATCGATTGAAGAGTGGAAGCAAAAGCGTGAAGAATACCCTCCGCTTTCGGCAATACTCTTGAACGTCGGCGGCAAGACGGTCGACGACCCTGTCGTTTCGGAGCAGATCAAGAGTCTTTCGTCGGAATTCGTGTCGACACCGGTCATCATATTGTCCGATAGTGACGATTTCGCCCAGATCGTGAGGGCGATCGATTACGGAGCAAAGGGCTACATACCCGCCTCCGTCAGCATTAGCGTCTGCATGGAGCTGATCGCGCTATCGGTAGCAGGAGGACTTTTCGTGCCCGCAAGCGCTCTGTTCGCCATGCGTCACTTGCTGCAGTCGAACAACCCGACAACGCATCCGCTGGCCGGGATATTCACGGATCGCCAAGCCGAAGTCGTCGCGGCACTGCGGCGCGGAAAGGCGAACAAGATTATTGCCTATGAACTCAACCTGCGAGAAAGCACCGTAAAGGTGCATGTCCGCAACATCATGAAAAAGGTCAAGGCAACGAACAGGACGGAAGTTGTGTTCAAGCTTAACGACTTGTTCCAAACTAGTCTTCCGGCGTGA